Proteins found in one Alicyclobacillus cycloheptanicus genomic segment:
- the csb2 gene encoding type I-G CRISPR-associated protein Csb2 gives MVGIEFRFPGGQYHATPWQRHVNEADVEWPPSPWRILRSLIAVWHRKAVYEEFSTETLRNLIDALSSSHPEYALPPAVHTNVRHYMPIGGGGTTLVYDGFLRLDRDAVLVVRWPDVNLNDAETRLLKRLVDKLAYLGRAESWVEANFVDVFRGEANCFPVEQSAKTLVDVDRSAASNDMKEFTKVLVPMSHGEFKKWRENEERTSSKKQSSRSKRFELAEDLLEALSVDTNDLERAGRLQPPGSQWVMYERPVLDEFRGTHAIPAVRDRSERYHAARFAIVHDRLPRLLQTLDVADILHMAILSICGDAVPTIVSGRDAEGNLSVGHRHLYILPEDADADGRLEHITLYSSEPFPPELVNSLLKLRKIWTPLWWSGERREWPLYLEGFSEVRAHDTDGRSQEALPLLQAARVWRTCTPYLHPWHVKRNGRFGPEEQIRRELATRGLPSPVRVERLPAVKVRGREYQTIQFQRYRRSKKMNLPDTLGSFWEIEFAEKVPGPIALGAHCHFGLGLFVPRKS, from the coding sequence ATGGTTGGCATAGAATTTCGGTTTCCGGGTGGACAGTATCACGCCACGCCATGGCAGCGTCATGTGAACGAGGCGGATGTGGAGTGGCCGCCTTCGCCATGGAGAATTTTGCGCTCACTCATTGCTGTTTGGCATCGAAAAGCCGTATATGAGGAATTTTCAACTGAGACGTTAAGGAATCTGATTGATGCGCTGTCGAGCAGTCATCCAGAATATGCTCTGCCGCCAGCAGTCCATACGAATGTCCGCCACTATATGCCCATCGGGGGCGGAGGCACAACACTGGTCTACGACGGATTTTTGCGTCTGGATCGCGATGCTGTCCTAGTGGTGCGATGGCCTGACGTAAATCTGAATGATGCGGAGACCCGATTGCTCAAACGGTTGGTGGACAAGCTTGCCTATCTTGGGCGAGCTGAAAGCTGGGTCGAGGCAAATTTCGTCGATGTTTTTCGTGGTGAGGCAAACTGTTTCCCTGTCGAACAGTCCGCGAAGACTCTTGTCGATGTAGACCGTTCAGCCGCATCGAACGATATGAAAGAGTTTACGAAGGTGCTTGTCCCGATGTCTCATGGTGAGTTTAAGAAGTGGCGAGAGAATGAGGAACGCACATCAAGCAAAAAACAGTCGAGTCGAAGCAAACGGTTTGAACTTGCGGAAGACTTGCTGGAAGCACTTTCGGTGGATACCAATGATTTGGAGCGTGCTGGTCGCCTGCAGCCTCCCGGCTCACAGTGGGTCATGTACGAGCGGCCGGTTCTCGATGAATTCAGAGGGACTCATGCGATCCCGGCCGTTCGAGACCGTTCGGAAAGATATCATGCTGCGCGGTTTGCCATCGTTCACGATCGGTTACCGAGATTATTGCAAACGCTCGACGTGGCGGACATTTTACACATGGCGATTCTATCCATATGCGGTGATGCTGTTCCGACCATCGTGAGTGGACGTGACGCAGAGGGAAACTTGAGTGTCGGTCATCGGCATTTGTACATTTTACCCGAAGATGCGGATGCGGATGGGCGACTCGAGCATATCACGCTTTATTCGTCTGAACCGTTCCCGCCTGAATTGGTAAATTCCCTTTTGAAATTGAGGAAAATCTGGACACCGCTTTGGTGGTCGGGTGAGAGAAGAGAATGGCCACTGTACTTGGAGGGATTTTCCGAAGTACGGGCGCACGATACGGACGGGCGATCTCAGGAAGCACTGCCTCTGTTGCAAGCGGCGCGTGTGTGGAGGACCTGCACACCTTATTTGCACCCGTGGCATGTCAAGCGAAATGGAAGGTTCGGCCCGGAAGAACAGATTCGTCGAGAACTTGCGACCCGCGGCTTGCCATCACCAGTTCGCGTAGAGAGACTACCGGCGGTGAAGGTAAGAGGACGTGAGTATCAAACGATTCAGTTTCAACGATATCGCAGATCTAAGAAAATGAATCTGCCGGACACGCTTGGATCATTTTGGGAAATTGAATTCGCCGAAAAGGTTCCTGGGCCCATCGCACTGGGAGCGCACTGTCACTTTGGATTGGGATTGTTTGTTCCGAGGAAGAGTTGA
- a CDS encoding G1 family glutamic endopeptidase, giving the protein MSQSSSGASLKAFIQYLAIEVIVMKRGSKAAGIVLSTMGLGVLLCPSLPTQAAPLISNAPMIRGHLTTGSNASSSSKTHNLGWESTNWSGYVLSGGTYNSITGYWVVPTVQSSKSATYSSSWIGIDGYNDSDLIQTGTEQDYYNGSAHYGAWWEILPAAETPISMTVEPGDEMYADIQNEGNGQWLIEIKDITRNETFSTTQAYSGPQSSAEWIQERPMVGNRLSTLANYGETTFDPASVNGSNPGFTSSESGAMVNNSGTQIISYPSNPDSDTDGFNVAYGSTQPAPPAS; this is encoded by the coding sequence GTGAGCCAGTCGTCTTCCGGTGCTAGTTTAAAAGCGTTTATACAATATCTAGCGATTGAGGTGATTGTTATGAAAAGGGGTTCCAAAGCAGCCGGTATTGTATTGTCGACGATGGGCTTGGGTGTTCTTCTGTGTCCCTCTTTACCTACGCAAGCCGCTCCACTCATCAGCAACGCGCCAATGATCCGCGGTCATTTAACAACGGGATCGAACGCCAGCTCCAGCAGCAAAACGCACAATCTAGGCTGGGAGTCCACCAACTGGTCAGGCTATGTCCTCTCCGGAGGGACCTACAACAGCATCACCGGATACTGGGTCGTGCCCACGGTACAGTCCTCGAAGAGCGCCACCTACTCATCCTCGTGGATTGGAATTGATGGATATAATGACAGCGATTTGATTCAAACCGGAACCGAGCAGGATTACTACAATGGGTCAGCCCACTACGGAGCTTGGTGGGAAATCCTCCCGGCCGCGGAAACGCCCATCTCCATGACCGTCGAGCCAGGCGACGAAATGTATGCCGACATCCAAAATGAAGGCAACGGCCAGTGGCTCATCGAGATCAAAGACATCACACGGAACGAAACCTTCTCAACCACCCAGGCTTACAGCGGTCCCCAATCCTCCGCAGAGTGGATACAAGAACGGCCCATGGTCGGAAACCGCCTCTCCACACTGGCCAATTATGGAGAAACGACGTTCGATCCCGCCAGTGTCAATGGCAGCAATCCTGGCTTCACCTCCTCAGAATCAGGCGCCATGGTCAACAATTCCGGCACGCAAATCATCTCCTATCCATCCAACCCTGATTCGGATACAGACGGCTTCAACGTGGCATACGGCTCCACGCAACCGGCTCCGCCGGCATCCTAA
- the cas4 gene encoding CRISPR-associated protein Cas4, which translates to MFDLQPSLSDASETVPLSALQHYSYCPRQCALIHVEQVFDENEFTLKGRWAHTRVDEEHVRSEAGHQIVTALPVWSDRHGLSGKCDVVELRDGTPHPVEFKHGERKAHRWDEVQLCGQAICLEEMFHVMVPEGAIYHISSRRRRTVVFTSELRAETLRIAAEVRVMIAKSAVPPAVNDARCNGCSLRRACMPEATDTGNRPDWHELMLRMEG; encoded by the coding sequence GTGTTTGACCTTCAACCAAGTTTGTCAGATGCTTCTGAAACTGTGCCTTTGTCAGCGCTGCAACATTACAGCTACTGTCCACGTCAATGTGCGCTCATTCATGTGGAGCAGGTTTTTGATGAGAACGAGTTCACATTGAAAGGGCGCTGGGCCCACACGCGGGTGGATGAAGAGCATGTCCGGTCGGAAGCGGGTCATCAGATTGTCACTGCGCTTCCGGTTTGGTCGGACCGGCATGGCTTGTCAGGGAAGTGTGATGTGGTTGAACTTCGAGACGGAACACCCCATCCAGTCGAATTTAAACATGGGGAACGTAAGGCGCACCGGTGGGACGAGGTTCAATTGTGCGGCCAGGCAATTTGTCTGGAGGAAATGTTTCACGTTATGGTCCCCGAAGGCGCGATTTACCACATTTCCTCCCGGCGTCGCCGCACGGTGGTGTTTACGTCCGAGCTGCGCGCGGAAACCCTCCGAATCGCGGCGGAGGTTCGCGTGATGATTGCGAAGTCAGCAGTTCCACCGGCTGTCAACGACGCCAGGTGCAACGGTTGTTCGCTGCGGCGGGCTTGCATGCCCGAGGCCACCGATACGGGCAACCGGCCCGATTGGCACGAACTGATGCTGAGAATGGAGGGGTAG